The following coding sequences are from one Triticum aestivum cultivar Chinese Spring chromosome 5A, IWGSC CS RefSeq v2.1, whole genome shotgun sequence window:
- the LOC123104263 gene encoding 60S ribosomal protein L32-1, protein MAVPILKTAIVKKRVKHFKRAHSDRYIGLKQSWRRPKGIDSRVRRKFKGCTLMPNIGYGSNKKTRHYLPNKFKKFVVHNVSELELLMMHNRTYCAEIAHNVSTQKRKAIVERAAQLDVVVTNKLARLRSQEDE, encoded by the exons ATGGCGGTGCCTATCCTGAAGACGGCGATCGTGAAGAAGCGGGTGAAGCACTTCAAGAGGGCGCACAGCGACCGCTACATCGGCCTCAAG CAAAGCTGGCGCAGGCCAAAGGGTATCGACTCCCGCGTCAGGCGGAAGTTCAAGGGATGCACCTTGATGCCCAACATTGGATATGGTTCTAACAAGAAGACGAGGCACTACCTGCCCAACAAGTTCAAGAAGTTTGTGGTTCACAACGTCTCTGAGCTGGAGCTGCTTATGATGCACAACAG GACGTACTGTGCTGAGATCGCGCACAACGTGTCCACCCAGAAGCGCAAGGCGATAGTGGAGCGTGCCGCCCAGCTCGACGTCGTGGTCACCAACAAGCTCGCCAGGCTCCGCAGCCAGGAGGATGAGTGA